One Defluviimonas sp. SAOS-178_SWC DNA window includes the following coding sequences:
- a CDS encoding aspartate/glutamate racemase family protein, translating to MRRIGILGGMGPEATVLLMQKLIAAVPARDDADHIPLIVDQNPQVPSRIRFLIEGTGEDPGPVLAAMAAGLERAGAEALAMPCNTAHHFAPAIRAAVEIPFLDMVAMAADRARTEAGSGGKVGILASPAVRKVGLFDAALARVGLKAVYPDDEAAMLAAIRSIKAEGASDAARVVLKGASAALLGNGARVQMIACTEFSLIAESVAQSATVFDTLDVLVSAIKDFAQDRAEERPATAPQVAGP from the coding sequence ATGAGGCGGATCGGCATCCTCGGCGGCATGGGGCCGGAAGCGACGGTGCTGCTGATGCAGAAGCTCATCGCCGCCGTGCCGGCCCGTGACGATGCCGATCACATCCCCCTCATCGTCGACCAGAACCCGCAAGTGCCGTCACGCATAAGGTTCCTGATCGAGGGGACGGGAGAGGATCCGGGTCCGGTGCTTGCCGCGATGGCAGCAGGGCTCGAACGCGCCGGGGCCGAGGCGCTGGCGATGCCCTGCAACACCGCGCATCACTTCGCGCCCGCGATCCGCGCGGCGGTCGAGATACCGTTCCTGGACATGGTGGCAATGGCGGCGGACCGGGCCCGCACCGAGGCCGGTTCGGGCGGCAAGGTCGGCATTCTCGCCTCGCCTGCGGTACGCAAGGTCGGTTTGTTCGACGCCGCGCTGGCGCGGGTGGGGTTGAAGGCGGTCTATCCCGATGACGAGGCGGCGATGCTGGCCGCGATCCGAAGCATCAAGGCCGAGGGTGCGTCCGACGCGGCACGGGTCGTTCTGAAAGGGGCCTCTGCCGCGCTTCTGGGCAACGGGGCGCGGGTTCAGATGATCGCCTGCACGGAGTTTTCACTGATCGCGGAATCGGTGGCGCAAAGTGCCACCGTCTTCGATACGCTCGACGTGCTCGTGTCCGCGATCAAGGATTTCGCGCAGGATCGAGCTGAGGAACGGCCGGCAACGGCACCACAGGTGGCCGGTCCCTAA
- a CDS encoding cupin domain-containing protein, whose translation MKETMLPLTADAKSPAGADIRFIMDGTTGNMIHSTVPPGQINRATVHRTVSEFWYVLEGHGEIWRRNGAEEKITCLVPGVSIDIPVGTVFQYRNIGTEPLKFICITMPPWPGDHEASHLRGAWSPTVPDL comes from the coding sequence ATGAAAGAGACCATGTTGCCACTCACTGCCGATGCGAAGTCGCCAGCCGGTGCCGATATTCGGTTCATCATGGACGGGACGACCGGCAACATGATTCACAGCACCGTCCCGCCGGGGCAAATCAATCGAGCGACCGTTCATCGCACCGTCTCCGAGTTTTGGTATGTTCTTGAAGGTCATGGAGAGATTTGGCGGCGCAACGGTGCAGAAGAGAAGATCACCTGTCTTGTTCCCGGCGTATCCATCGACATTCCGGTCGGCACGGTGTTCCAGTACAGAAACATCGGGACCGAGCCGCTAAAATTCATCTGCATTACAATGCCACCATGGCCAGGCGATCATGAGGCGTCGCACCTCCGGGGCGCATGGAGCCCGACGGTGCCCGATCTGTAA
- the tauA gene encoding taurine ABC transporter substrate-binding protein — translation MKRSLTRLMAGVATFAMFAGAASAEKIIIGHFGNPTPMQLVASSDALQQETGWEIEWRKFAAGTDVIAAMASGDVVLSELGSSPLAIAASQGIDLQLIAFSDVIGKAESLIAHNGSGIAGIADLKGKRIAVPVGSTAHFSLMGALQHEGIAESDVTIMNMPPDQIAAAWEQGVIDAAWIWQPVQSEILKTGTLIIGADQTAEWGFPTFDGWVVDREFGQANKDKIVAFLKEIDKANASYLSDPAAWTVDSAEVQTLAAATGADPAQVPGILEGFTFLPMATQVSDTWLGGAAATVKGTAEFLKAAGRIDTVGEDYSGFVNAEFAEAAK, via the coding sequence ATGAAACGCAGTCTGACCCGTCTGATGGCCGGTGTCGCCACCTTCGCGATGTTCGCGGGAGCCGCTTCGGCCGAGAAGATTATCATCGGCCATTTCGGCAACCCCACGCCTATGCAGCTCGTCGCGTCGTCGGACGCGCTGCAACAGGAAACCGGCTGGGAGATCGAGTGGCGCAAGTTCGCCGCCGGTACCGATGTCATCGCGGCGATGGCCTCGGGCGACGTGGTCCTGTCCGAGCTTGGATCGTCGCCCCTCGCCATCGCGGCGAGCCAGGGCATCGACCTGCAACTGATCGCCTTCTCGGACGTGATCGGCAAGGCGGAATCGCTGATCGCGCATAACGGTTCCGGGATCGCGGGCATCGCCGATCTGAAGGGCAAGCGCATCGCGGTGCCGGTCGGCTCGACCGCGCATTTCTCGCTCATGGGCGCGCTTCAGCACGAGGGGATCGCCGAATCCGACGTCACGATCATGAACATGCCGCCCGACCAGATCGCGGCGGCTTGGGAGCAGGGCGTGATCGACGCCGCCTGGATCTGGCAACCGGTTCAGTCGGAGATCCTGAAGACCGGCACGCTGATCATCGGTGCCGACCAGACGGCCGAATGGGGGTTCCCTACTTTTGACGGCTGGGTGGTCGACCGCGAATTCGGCCAGGCCAACAAGGACAAGATCGTCGCCTTCCTGAAGGAGATCGACAAGGCGAATGCCTCCTATCTGAGCGATCCGGCCGCCTGGACGGTCGACAGCGCCGAGGTCCAGACCCTTGCGGCCGCGACCGGCGCCGATCCCGCGCAGGTGCCCGGTATCCTCGAAGGCTTCACCTTCCTGCCGATGGCCACGCAGGTCAGCGACACCTGGTTGGGCGGCGCGGCCGCGACGGTCAAGGGGACGGCCGAATTCCTGAAAGCGGCGGGCCGCATCGACACCGTCGGGGAGGACTATTCCGGTTTCGTCAACGCCGAGTTCGCCGAGGCGGCGAAGTAA
- a CDS encoding caspase family protein, whose product MTRIGSGLLAGLLLSTSLAAGTAAAQSGREMDRLLGETPGYQAFRGFDPSTRAAKRYAIVIGNSAYSAIPDLPNAHADANAMAEFFKAQGYEVHSHLDITKRGFEDTLRRVLFDVDKETEVVVFFAGHGFQIGSENYLVPVDADLDTIYDVPFEAVSLGSLVGIVGARARLQVVILDSCRDNPFAGKSVLTRIGNELREARTGFSSQAAPLNSMLIFSTAPGSVAFDGEGANSPFTAALIEEASDAPDALVKEVFEGVRRMVFARTNGRQVPWDSSTLVEPASFGLGNALTKPILVSSAGAGINRGLARIVPPEEAPEVVQVAEARAILEADFVPEVKIGFVLRDGLDLTPADRVTIVTQPKTGRLVLPDDTGFQRNVVGGVLSSADVDRLILVNDSVQVPAASLKNGVIEDMITVSVGGEEQRLQLNLKPNACDFEAGDHLDPDGMGLTRYANEIRPERALEACRAAVAAEPDNGRFHYQLGRALISLRQTAEAKAEFERAKELGHTRAWQALGNAILNEAKETGGVSNPKASEEVLQLFAQGVDKGDPYAFYSLGRQFMRFGGTDAIEIEGYDLMMRALEVGHTFAMNELGYFYLNEKGDFYDAERGLRYLRESASRDDIYGFNNMGLVYLNGLGGAEVDDAAAFEMFRKAAEGGHPNAPYNLGRMYRDGRVAGGRDLKAAVEWFSAGLERGDANSGGNAAYLISSEGVPGYDLFDAAALAAKSAALVHQDAAKPARELLASYNETAINGGAQKLIRALGGEVEVDGAFGASSAAAMEAVLEKNGAGPAETDPIDRILQLGSLVWSTSPFRVDLY is encoded by the coding sequence ATGACGCGGATCGGTTCCGGCCTTCTCGCAGGTCTTCTTCTTTCCACGAGTCTTGCCGCCGGCACGGCAGCCGCCCAAAGCGGCCGCGAGATGGATCGGCTGCTCGGCGAAACCCCCGGCTACCAGGCGTTTCGCGGGTTTGACCCCTCGACCCGCGCCGCCAAGCGCTATGCCATCGTGATCGGCAATTCCGCGTACTCGGCGATCCCCGACCTGCCGAACGCCCATGCCGACGCCAACGCGATGGCGGAGTTCTTCAAGGCGCAAGGCTACGAGGTGCATTCCCATCTCGACATTACCAAGCGCGGCTTCGAGGACACGCTGCGCCGCGTCCTCTTCGACGTCGACAAGGAAACCGAGGTGGTCGTCTTCTTCGCAGGGCACGGCTTCCAGATCGGGTCGGAGAACTACCTCGTGCCGGTAGACGCCGATCTCGACACGATCTACGATGTGCCGTTCGAGGCGGTGTCGCTCGGCTCGCTCGTCGGCATCGTCGGCGCACGGGCGCGGCTTCAGGTCGTGATCCTCGACAGCTGCCGCGACAATCCCTTCGCGGGCAAATCCGTTCTGACCCGGATCGGGAACGAATTGCGCGAGGCCCGCACCGGGTTTTCCTCGCAGGCGGCGCCCTTGAATTCGATGCTGATCTTCTCGACCGCGCCCGGCTCGGTCGCGTTCGATGGCGAGGGGGCGAACAGCCCCTTCACCGCCGCGCTGATCGAAGAGGCCAGCGACGCGCCCGACGCACTCGTCAAGGAGGTTTTCGAGGGCGTGCGGCGCATGGTGTTCGCGCGGACCAACGGCCGACAGGTGCCGTGGGACAGTTCCACTCTCGTCGAGCCGGCGAGCTTCGGCCTTGGCAACGCGCTGACGAAACCGATCCTCGTCAGCAGCGCCGGCGCCGGGATCAATCGCGGCCTTGCCCGGATCGTGCCGCCGGAAGAGGCGCCGGAAGTGGTGCAGGTGGCCGAGGCCCGCGCCATCCTGGAGGCGGATTTCGTGCCCGAGGTAAAGATCGGTTTCGTCCTGCGCGACGGGTTAGACCTTACCCCGGCCGATCGGGTGACGATCGTCACGCAGCCGAAGACCGGGCGGCTCGTCCTGCCCGACGATACCGGCTTTCAACGTAACGTCGTGGGCGGAGTGCTGTCGAGTGCCGATGTCGACCGGCTGATCCTCGTCAACGATTCCGTGCAGGTGCCGGCCGCATCGCTGAAGAACGGGGTGATTGAGGACATGATCACCGTGAGCGTCGGCGGCGAAGAGCAGCGGCTGCAGCTGAACCTGAAGCCGAACGCTTGTGATTTCGAGGCGGGCGATCACCTCGATCCGGACGGGATGGGGCTCACGCGTTACGCGAACGAAATCAGGCCGGAACGGGCGCTCGAAGCCTGCCGCGCCGCCGTGGCGGCGGAGCCCGACAACGGGCGCTTCCACTACCAGCTTGGCCGCGCGCTCATTTCGCTCCGCCAGACCGCCGAGGCCAAGGCGGAGTTCGAACGCGCGAAAGAGCTTGGGCACACCCGCGCCTGGCAGGCGCTCGGCAATGCGATCCTGAACGAAGCGAAAGAGACGGGTGGCGTGTCCAATCCCAAGGCCTCCGAGGAGGTGCTGCAGCTCTTCGCGCAAGGCGTCGACAAGGGCGACCCTTACGCCTTCTACTCGCTCGGCCGGCAGTTCATGCGATTCGGCGGAACCGACGCGATCGAGATCGAGGGCTACGACCTGATGATGCGCGCGCTCGAGGTCGGCCACACCTTCGCGATGAACGAGCTTGGCTACTTCTACCTGAACGAAAAGGGCGACTTCTACGATGCCGAGCGCGGCCTGCGCTATCTTCGCGAAAGTGCCAGCCGCGACGACATTTACGGTTTCAACAACATGGGTCTTGTCTATCTGAACGGCCTCGGCGGGGCCGAGGTGGACGACGCCGCCGCCTTCGAGATGTTCCGCAAGGCCGCCGAGGGCGGACACCCGAACGCGCCCTACAATCTCGGCCGCATGTATCGCGACGGTCGTGTCGCCGGCGGGCGGGACCTCAAGGCCGCTGTCGAGTGGTTCAGCGCGGGGCTGGAGCGCGGTGACGCCAATTCCGGCGGTAACGCGGCCTATCTGATCTCAAGCGAAGGTGTGCCGGGCTACGACCTTTTCGATGCCGCGGCGCTGGCGGCGAAATCGGCCGCCCTCGTCCATCAGGACGCGGCGAAACCGGCGCGGGAGCTTCTCGCCTCCTACAACGAAACGGCAATCAACGGCGGGGCGCAGAAGCTGATCCGTGCCTTGGGCGGCGAGGTCGAGGTGGACGGCGCCTTCGGTGCGTCGAGCGCGGCCGCAATGGAGGCGGTTCTGGAGAAGAACGGCGCCGGCCCGGCCGAGACCGACCCGATCGACCGGATCCTGCAACTCGGGTCGCTTGTCTGGTCGACCTCTCCCTTCCGCGTGGATCTCTACTGA
- a CDS encoding taurine ABC transporter ATP-binding protein codes for MGLKISDASVVYPAADGRPPVEALTGIDLDIENDDFVVALGASGCGKSTLLNLIAGFLSPTSGEILLDGRRVAGPGADRSVVFQKHALLPWLNVIDNVAFGLKMQGVPERERHATAEKFIALLGLDGFQKSPVYKLSGGMQQRVGIARALTCDPKVLLMDEPLGALDALTREKAQELILRIWDETHKSVFFITHSVEEALFMGTKLIVMSPRPGRIAHRFDLQFSRRFLAGASAREVKASPEFIQLREEVLGIIFADEEAVA; via the coding sequence ATGGGGCTGAAGATCAGCGACGCATCGGTCGTCTATCCCGCCGCCGATGGCCGCCCGCCGGTCGAAGCGCTAACGGGGATCGACCTCGATATCGAGAATGACGATTTCGTCGTCGCTCTCGGGGCGTCTGGCTGCGGGAAATCGACCCTCCTCAACCTCATCGCCGGGTTTCTGTCGCCGACATCGGGAGAGATCCTGCTGGACGGCCGCCGGGTCGCCGGCCCCGGCGCCGACCGGTCGGTCGTGTTTCAGAAACACGCCCTCTTGCCCTGGCTCAACGTCATCGACAACGTCGCGTTCGGGCTGAAGATGCAAGGGGTGCCCGAGCGGGAGCGCCACGCGACAGCGGAGAAGTTCATCGCGCTTCTCGGCCTTGACGGGTTCCAGAAGTCGCCGGTCTACAAGCTCTCGGGCGGCATGCAGCAGCGGGTGGGGATCGCCCGCGCGCTGACCTGTGATCCGAAGGTCCTTCTGATGGACGAACCGCTGGGTGCGCTCGACGCGTTGACGCGGGAGAAGGCGCAGGAACTGATTCTCAGGATCTGGGACGAGACCCACAAATCCGTTTTTTTCATCACCCACAGCGTCGAGGAGGCGCTGTTCATGGGCACGAAGCTGATCGTGATGTCGCCGCGACCGGGGCGCATCGCGCACCGCTTCGATCTGCAATTCTCGCGCCGTTTTCTGGCCGGTGCCTCCGCCCGCGAAGTCAAGGCGTCGCCCGAGTTCATCCAGCTGCGCGAGGAGGTTCTCGGGATCATCTTCGCCGATGAGGAGGCCGTGGCATGA
- a CDS encoding A24 family peptidase: MSDLAALQLPIWCFVAIASLSATIGAMLASQFDGVRVPPNTCLGATATPAILALLLVPGPVPLGFALWSMVLILGLSGLAVIDAVSRTVPDILTVPLIPLGLLHAEMNGAPGLVFALAALGVIGIAIAAHMALRRQATWLGAGDVLLLAGAVAWFGPAVLPDILFLTGLLLLIRLGLGELIDLRPATCVPVARRADRAMPLAPALGAAQLLVWLGGPVF; encoded by the coding sequence ATGTCCGACCTCGCCGCGCTTCAGCTGCCGATCTGGTGCTTCGTCGCCATCGCCAGCCTTTCCGCGACGATCGGCGCGATGCTCGCCTCGCAGTTCGACGGGGTCAGGGTTCCGCCCAACACCTGTCTCGGCGCGACAGCGACCCCGGCTATCCTCGCGCTGCTGCTGGTGCCGGGCCCGGTGCCGCTCGGCTTCGCGCTCTGGAGCATGGTGCTGATCCTCGGGCTGAGCGGACTTGCGGTGATCGACGCCGTCAGCCGCACGGTCCCCGACATCCTGACGGTACCTCTGATCCCGCTCGGTCTGCTTCACGCCGAGATGAACGGCGCGCCCGGCCTGGTCTTCGCGCTTGCCGCGCTCGGGGTCATCGGGATCGCAATCGCCGCACATATGGCGCTGAGACGGCAGGCGACCTGGCTCGGCGCCGGCGATGTCCTTCTCCTTGCCGGTGCCGTCGCCTGGTTCGGGCCCGCGGTCCTGCCCGACATTCTCTTCCTGACCGGCCTTCTCCTGCTCATCCGGCTCGGTCTTGGCGAACTCATCGATCTTCGCCCGGCGACCTGCGTGCCGGTCGCGCGCCGCGCCGACCGCGCCATGCCGCTCGCCCCCGCACTCGGCGCGGCGCAGCTTCTGGTCTGGCTGGGCGGCCCGGTCTTCTGA
- a CDS encoding caspase family protein, with protein sequence MRGLLQRFLIAVLALAPVSAEAGRIYGLVIGIDDYSFVPDLHGAVNDASDIADALTELDAEVVTLLDHAASREAILAEWRRLATGLGPDDQLIVSYAGHGSNEPEHFVGSEKDGRDETLLLSGFAPYGPAAAERIRDDEIAELIALAGDGQTIFVADACHSGTLSRNLAPALGFRYVSVGKIEADPLPPPPPRTSTAEGRDVAALFIAAADDSEKTPEFLIDGRPRGALSYAFAASLRGAADADGDRVLTKGEIETYVRRKIRSVSQGSQRPQVEPAGESDRVVIALPGAPAEPSGTRPTDRGFDALPPVTLSHNGGPEADRILAPLRGVTLVANGTPADLRLDLGVGSLLSMVGDVVREIGTTPPQAMREDVQSAVDTLRLTTALTAMGSDLDVSFAGGDRTYRRDDVVSVRVTGRESAGLALLNIASDGEIAFLYPRTDLGDPAEITRDASLDLPLRVQAPFGADTVIAVETDGPAPELREMLQLLDGSHDVAGFWEGFRRFARSQRVAPRIAVFPFHTTRG encoded by the coding sequence ATGCGCGGCCTCCTCCAACGCTTTCTCATCGCGGTCCTCGCGCTCGCGCCCGTTTCGGCGGAAGCCGGGCGGATTTACGGGCTGGTGATCGGGATCGACGACTACAGCTTCGTCCCCGACCTCCACGGGGCCGTGAACGATGCCAGCGACATCGCCGACGCGCTCACGGAACTCGATGCCGAGGTTGTGACGCTTCTCGACCACGCGGCGAGCCGCGAGGCGATCCTGGCGGAATGGCGCCGTCTCGCGACCGGGCTCGGCCCGGACGACCAGCTGATCGTCAGCTATGCCGGCCACGGCTCGAACGAGCCCGAGCACTTCGTCGGCAGCGAGAAGGACGGCCGCGACGAGACGCTGCTTCTGTCCGGCTTCGCGCCCTATGGCCCGGCCGCCGCCGAGCGCATCCGCGACGACGAGATCGCGGAGCTGATCGCCCTTGCCGGCGATGGACAGACGATCTTCGTCGCGGATGCCTGTCATTCCGGCACCCTGTCGCGCAACCTCGCCCCCGCCCTCGGGTTTCGCTACGTCTCGGTCGGAAAGATCGAGGCCGATCCACTCCCGCCTCCCCCGCCCCGCACATCAACGGCGGAGGGACGCGACGTGGCGGCCCTGTTCATCGCCGCCGCCGACGATTCCGAGAAGACGCCGGAATTCCTGATCGACGGCAGGCCGCGCGGCGCCCTCAGCTACGCCTTCGCCGCGAGCCTGCGCGGCGCGGCCGATGCCGACGGCGACCGGGTTCTGACCAAGGGCGAGATCGAGACCTATGTACGCCGCAAGATCCGCAGCGTCTCGCAAGGGTCGCAGCGGCCGCAAGTGGAACCAGCGGGCGAAAGCGACCGCGTGGTGATCGCTCTGCCCGGCGCCCCGGCGGAGCCCTCGGGCACACGGCCCACCGATCGCGGCTTCGACGCGCTGCCCCCCGTCACGCTCTCGCACAACGGTGGACCCGAGGCCGACCGGATCCTCGCCCCCCTGCGCGGGGTCACGCTGGTCGCGAACGGTACGCCCGCCGACCTGCGGCTTGATCTCGGGGTGGGATCGCTTCTGTCGATGGTTGGCGATGTCGTGCGCGAGATTGGCACGACGCCGCCGCAAGCCATGCGCGAGGATGTGCAGTCGGCGGTGGACACGCTGCGCCTGACGACGGCTCTGACGGCTATGGGCAGCGATCTCGATGTCAGCTTCGCTGGGGGCGACCGGACCTATCGCCGTGACGATGTGGTCTCCGTGCGTGTCACCGGCCGCGAAAGTGCGGGTCTGGCGCTTCTCAACATCGCCTCGGACGGCGAGATCGCCTTCCTCTACCCGCGCACCGATCTGGGCGATCCGGCCGAAATCACCCGAGATGCCTCCCTCGATCTGCCGCTCAGGGTCCAGGCGCCGTTCGGTGCCGATACCGTGATCGCGGTCGAAACCGACGGGCCCGCGCCCGAGCTGCGCGAGATGCTGCAACTCCTCGACGGCTCCCACGATGTCGCGGGCTTCTGGGAAGGGTTCCGGCGCTTCGCCAGGTCGCAGCGGGTCGCGCCCCGCATCGCCGTCTTTCCGTTTCACACGACACGGGGGTGA
- a CDS encoding ABC transporter permease subunit has protein sequence MSDPSREPAEAKSGGFLASFGKSRPTKPGEIYGVPGQGETLWLSLASIAVLIFVWWLVTAMGWVKPLFVPSPGSIVTKFIDIARNGFTNTSFLEHVAISTARVFGAFLLACAVGIPLGLAMGMSPVVRGIFDPPIEFYRPIPPLAYLPLMIIWFGIGETSKVLLIFLSVFAPVALGARSGVKSAAIEQIHAAYSFGASRWQVMRHVILPSALPEILTAMRIGIGFGWTTLVAAEMVAATKGIGYMVLSASQFLQTSTVIMGIVVIAAIAYAFDLLMRFVERKAVPWKGRM, from the coding sequence ATGAGCGACCCGTCCAGAGAACCGGCAGAGGCGAAGTCCGGCGGTTTCTTGGCGTCGTTCGGCAAGAGCCGGCCGACGAAACCGGGAGAAATCTACGGTGTGCCGGGGCAGGGCGAGACGCTCTGGCTGTCGCTCGCCTCCATCGCCGTGCTGATCTTCGTCTGGTGGCTCGTGACCGCGATGGGCTGGGTGAAGCCCTTGTTCGTGCCCTCGCCGGGATCCATCGTCACGAAGTTCATCGACATCGCGCGGAACGGTTTCACCAACACCTCGTTCCTGGAACATGTCGCGATCTCGACCGCGCGGGTGTTCGGCGCCTTCCTTCTGGCCTGCGCCGTCGGCATCCCGCTTGGCCTCGCGATGGGGATGAGTCCGGTCGTGCGCGGAATCTTCGATCCGCCAATCGAGTTCTACCGGCCGATCCCGCCCCTGGCCTACCTGCCGCTGATGATCATCTGGTTCGGTATCGGAGAGACGTCGAAGGTCCTCCTGATCTTCCTCTCGGTCTTCGCACCGGTCGCCTTGGGCGCGCGCTCCGGCGTGAAGTCGGCGGCCATCGAGCAGATCCACGCCGCCTATTCCTTCGGCGCGTCGCGCTGGCAGGTGATGCGGCACGTGATCCTGCCCTCGGCCTTGCCCGAGATCCTGACCGCGATGCGGATCGGCATCGGCTTCGGCTGGACGACGCTCGTCGCGGCCGAGATGGTCGCGGCGACGAAGGGGATCGGCTACATGGTGCTTTCCGCCTCTCAGTTCCTGCAGACGTCGACGGTGATCATGGGGATCGTGGTGATCGCCGCCATCGCCTATGCCTTTGACCTTCTGATGCGGTTCGTGGAGCGCAAGGCCGTGCCCTGGAAAGGGCGGATGTAA